The proteins below are encoded in one region of Ricinus communis isolate WT05 ecotype wild-type chromosome 6, ASM1957865v1, whole genome shotgun sequence:
- the LOC8288679 gene encoding protein FAR1-RELATED SEQUENCE 11, protein MRNMMSEEDGQMLMVYDDPSDQRSLSLDDTSSAEESPDETRLSLETTNDAIPYIGQRFATHDAAYEFYSEFAKRCGFSIRRHRTEGKDGVGKGLTRRYFVCHRAGNTPVKTSSENKPQRNRKSSRCGCQAYMRISKTTELGAPEWRVTGFANHHNHELLEQNQVRFLPAYRTISDTDKSRILMFAKTGISVQQMMRLMELEKCVEPGYLPFTEKDVRNLLQSFRKLDPEDESIDLLRMCRNIKEKDPNFKYEYTLDSNNRLENIAWSYASSIQSYDIFGDAVVFDTTHRLTAFDMPIGIWVGVNNYGMPCFFGCVLLQEETLRTLSWALKAFLGFMNGKAPQTISTDQNSCLKEAIELEMPTTKHALCMWMIVGKFPSWFNAVLGERYNEWKAEFHRLYNLESIEDFELGWRDMVDSYGMHNNRHIVNLYALRTHWALPYLRSHFLAGMNAAGHSKSINAFIQRFLNAQTRLAHFVEQVAVAVDFKDQAAEQQTMQQNLQNISLKTGAPMESHAASVLTPYAFSKLQEQLVLAAHYASFQMEDGFLVRHHTKLEGGRKVYWVPREGIISCSCHQFEFSGILCRHALRVLSTGNCFQIPERYLPIRWRRISTSPGKLLHSAPNGHGERMQLLQNMVSTLINESAKSKERLEIATDQLSILISRIREQPVPSQGVRDIASIHRKL, encoded by the exons ATGAGAAACATGATGTCTGAAGAGGACGGACAGATGCTCATGGTGTATGATGATCCATCGGACCAACGATCTCTGTCTTTGGATGATACCAGTAGCGCAGAGGAATCACCTGATGAAACCAGACTATCACTTGAAACTACTAACGATGCAATTCCATATATTGGGCAGAGATTTGCTACCCATGATGCAGCTTATGAATTCTATAGTGAATTTGCAAAGCGATGTGGGTTCTCAATCCGCCGTCATCGCACAGAAGGAAAAGATGGGGTTGGCAAAGGACTCACCAGACGTTATTTTGTCTGCCACCGTGCTGGGAACACCCCTGTCAAAACCTCAAGCGAAAATAAACCTCAAAGGAATAGAAAGTCCTCTCGGTGTGGATGTCAAGCATATATGAGAATAAGTAAAACCACAGAGTTAGGGGCGCCAGAATGGCGTGTCACTGGTTTTGCAAACCACCATAATCATGAACTCCTAGAACAAAACCAAGTCCGCTTCCTTCCTGCATATCGAACCATATCAGATACAGATAAGAGCAGAATCCTCATGTTTGCCAAAACAGGAATTTCAGTGCAGCAAATGATGAGGCTCATGGAGCTTGAAAAATGTGTAGAGCCAGGATATTTACCATTCACTGAGAAGGATGTGAGGAATTTGCTTCAGTCCTTCAGGAAATTAGATCCAGAAGATGAGAGCATAGACTTATTAAGAATGTGCAGAAACATAAAAGAGAAGGACCCCAACTTTAAATATGAATACACACTTGATTCAAACAACAGGTTGGAGAATATAGCTTGGTCATATGCGTCGTCAATTCAGTCGTATGATATCTTTGGTGATGCAGTGGTGTTTGATACAACGCATCGCTTGACTGCATTTGACATGCCTATTGGGATATGGGTTGGAGTTAATAACTATGGTATGCCTTGTTTCTTTGGCTGTGTGCTCTTACAAGAGGAAACTTTGAGGACATTATCATGGGCATTGAAG GCATTCTTAGGGTTCATGAATGGGAAGGCTCCACAAACGATTTCAACTGACCAAAATTCGTGCCTTAAAGAAGCAATAGAATTGGAGATGCCAACAACAAAACATGCACTTTGTATGTGGATGATTGTGGGAAAGTTTCCATCGTGGTTTAACGCTGTTCTAGGAGAACGTTATAACGAGTGGAAGGCAGAGTTCCACCGACTGTATAACCTGGAGTCAATAGAGGACTTCGAACTGGGTTGGAGGGACATGGTTGATTCGTATGGGATGCACAATAACAGGCACATTGTCAACTTGTATGCCTTGCGCACTCATTGGGCGTTACCATACTTGAGAAGCCATTTCCTTGCAGGAATGAACGCAGCTGGGCattcaaaatcaattaatGCTTTTATCCAACGATTTCTGAATGCACAAACACGGCTTGCACACTTTGTTGAACAA GTTGCTGTTGCTGTGGATTTTAAAGATCAAGCTGCCGAACAGCAAACAATGCAGCAGAACCTCCAAAACATATCCCTCAAAACAGGTGCACCTATGGAATCCCATGCTGCTTCAGTCCTTACACCATATGCATTCTCTAAGCTCCAAGAACAACTGGTTTTGGCTGCCCACTATGCATCATTCCAGATGGAAGACGGCTTTCTTGTCAGACATCATACGAAACTCGAGGGAGGCCGGAAAGTATATTGGGTTCCCAGGGAAGGCATCATTAGTTGCAGTTGTCATCAGTTTGAGTTCTCTGGAATACTCTGCCGACATGCTCTTCGAGTTCTTTCCACTGGAAACTGTTTTCAGATCCCAGAAAGATATCTCCCCATACGATGGCGTCGGATCAGCACATCCCCTGGAAAGCTACTTCACAGTGCTCCAAATGGTCACGGAGAAAGAATGCAGTTGTTGCAAAATATGGTATCAACTCTTATAAATGAATCTGCCAAATCAAAAGAAAGGCTGGAGATTGCCACCGATCAACTTTCCATCCTTATATCCCGCATCAGGGAGCAGCCAGTTCCATCACAGGGTGTAAGAGATATCGCATCTATTCATAGAAAGCTATAA